The DNA region TCCCAGGTGCACCTTCAAGTAAAACATGGCCGCCAACACTTAATGCAATAATACATGAGTCAATAACACTATTTTGTCCGACCACTACTTTATTTACTTCATTTATGATTCTGTCTCTTAGCTGTTTCATATTTTTCCTTTTCTAGTAATTAACTCTAACTATTTTGATTTTTTCATTGCTAGTGCGAGCGCGTGTGCAAATTGAATTCTTCGGGGTCCTAAACTTCTTGGTGGTTCTTCACCCACACCAAAACGTCTTGCTCTCGAGCTTCCAAAAATTATGAAAGCAGCAATCAATCCCAGGATTGATATCTTCCAAGATTGTGGCATGGCATTAAATCCTTTAGCGCTTGAAAAACCATGTATACCTTCTGCAAAGGTAACTTTATTTCCTGTTTGGCCTGCTATTTTTATTGATAATAGCGCATTGTCGGCTCGAACAATTCCCTCATTTGATACAACACCAGTATCAATTAAAGCTATGACATCGCCCTTACCTAATTGAATCATTGCCGAAATTGAATAATTACCAAATCTATCTGATCTCTGTGGTGTATTTGAAGATTGAATTAGCGCCTGTGCATTTAAACTGTTGGAAAAAGCAATCTCTCCTACTCCTGATCCCTCAAGTTTATTAATATCTTCTGTTCCATTAATTTTCGAATCACTGATCTCTTGTGATTTAGATCCATCTAGACTTATTTCTATTTTATCATTAAAAATTGAATACAAAATATCAGGATTATCTGTTATAAGGCGTCCTCCGCTACTAACAAACTTTTCTACTTGTTTAAGTTCCGTATCTGGAAGCGATCCACCCAATATGACTACTATTGATGTTTCACGTTTTAAATCTAACAAGTCGCTATTGCTTGAATATGTATCAATGTTATCTAAAACCGGAAATGTCACTGAACCCTTATCTCTAACTACTTCATATCCAGATTTTTCTAGAAGTTGGCTCCAAGCATTTGTTCCGTTTGCTATTGTTGCAAAACTTGAACCATTGTCCCCACTTGGGGCATTTGATGCAAAGTAATTCTCTGCAATAAATATTGCACCATATATTGTTACTAATAATAAAGTTGAAAAGAGAATATATTTAAATGTTCTTTTTTGGAAGGATTTATCCCTTGTTAATGTTGAGTAATTTTCCACGAGTACTCCCTTCTTGTTCTATCTCATTAATGCTAAGTGCTATATCAAAGCCTTCATGTTCTACTCTTGCATTGAAATAGTTTATAACGAGAATAAAAGAATAAATTACACAAATAAATGAAACAATAAATGAAAAAATAATATTAAGCATCGCGAGTTGGCCTATTTGACCGCGGATAAAATCTTTTGAAATTAAATAATTTAAGCTTCCCAACATTGGAATTGCTAAAATGATTACTAGTAGCCAACAATAGCTAAATGTTCCTAATAATGTTCCTGAACTATATTTATTAAGAATTTTTGTTCGCGCTTTAAGATCTTTACCAACTATTTGTTCATTTACAGAAATCTGAATAGCAAAGCTTTTTCTCAATGTTAACCATGACCAAATACCAACAAAAAGTATAAGTAAAAATGCTGACAATTTATTAGCTGTTGAATTAGCGAATAATTTTCCGAGGAAGAACCTAGTTAATATACAAGCCACTAATATTATGATTTGGTAAGAAAATTGGATCAAAAATATTTTTAATCTGTCGATCTTGAATACTGCTGGATATTCTTTTCCAATATATTCTTTACAATATATTTTAGAAACCTTTGAAGCAAATACATTCGAAGTAAAAACGAGTGCAGCGCCAACAATAAAACATTGAAATATTGCTGCTAGAAGTGATGTTCTTCCAGAGATATCATTCGATGCATTGGCGGCCGTTACTTCAATACTCCAAGCAATGATTTGGAATGGAAGTATGAAAGCAAAGGAAAGTAGAAATAATTTTATAAAAGATTTTTTACTCAGTATAAACGCAGTATCAAGTATTTGGATCGGTCTAAGCGGAAATATACGTCTCAATTTAATTACCGCTAGTCTTATCGCTTGAAGCAATTTCAATGTTAGATTTTTCTTGTAACAAAATGATCCAGGATTTTCTTGCTGTATCATTAATAATTAAATCACATGATACTTTTCCATAGGTCACATCGTTAAATGATTTAACTAAAGAGTTAAAAGTGACGTTATTTAAAATTAGTTGGTAGTTATTATTTGTAATGCTTGGGTGAAATGATATTGCATCTATCTTGTCTAGTCTAAGTAATCCAGCTCTAAATCGATATCGAAGTGCAATATCATATTTACCTTCAGCTAATGCTTTGTCAGCAAGATTATCTAATACATCAGCATCATCGATTGTTTTTAATATATTTTCTTCATCATCCCATTCGATATCTTCATTAAGTTCATCTTCCTTAACTTTCTCTTTCTTTTTTATCTTCTTGCGCGATATGATTTTTACTACAAAAAAACCAATGGCTCCTACTACAAGCGCAATTATGATTATTAA from Acidimicrobiia bacterium includes:
- a CDS encoding DUF4350 domain-containing protein; translated protein: MENYSTLTRDKSFQKRTFKYILFSTLLLVTIYGAIFIAENYFASNAPSGDNGSSFATIANGTNAWSQLLEKSGYEVVRDKGSVTFPVLDNIDTYSSNSDLLDLKRETSIVVILGGSLPDTELKQVEKFVSSGGRLITDNPDILYSIFNDKIEISLDGSKSQEISDSKINGTEDINKLEGSGVGEIAFSNSLNAQALIQSSNTPQRSDRFGNYSISAMIQLGKGDVIALIDTGVVSNEGIVRADNALLSIKIAGQTGNKVTFAEGIHGFSSAKGFNAMPQSWKISILGLIAAFIIFGSSRARRFGVGEEPPRSLGPRRIQFAHALALAMKKSK